One window of Acropora palmata chromosome 1, jaAcrPala1.3, whole genome shotgun sequence genomic DNA carries:
- the LOC141882143 gene encoding neuroplastin-like: MAASKLIQCLAIILTWHGKSQAQNFGIVEPFPDNLYPIEFQTAMVTCVAFDSAGLQTPEKILFVRKTQFAEYTELKSNDNLELTNRTELVVVGEGAGAKNVTKLFVTLRIRNVTLEDDSQYGALGRYECHAYAVNATVSQKHGFSVNVIRQFEIPKVSVSESRTVEHSSSVVIMCNLTEDTISRQRTPLKRISWYKNGELLQSVRNPDPQVPKDFLSPLDLQSVTVKDGGTYECLVEVLLRKVKNYNISKTTELLIAPWLPLPEEDAEFKKFKDETAQFICAAQGNPLEVEWKVRRKGEDTVQACINGSDGKYEVKRNGIYEPYYLVIRDLQYTDRGSYYCCLPSNCSDAVDDNCQRFVLRVRDPLGPLWPVIGILVEALLLFLIIFIAEKRKKNKEKGEIRRSFFFSKTLT; this comes from the exons ATGGCTGCTTCGAAATTGATTCAGTGTTTGGCGATCATTCTAACTTGGCATGGAAAGTCTCAAG CTCAGAACTTTGGTATCGTGGAACCCTTTCCGGATAATCTTTATCCAATCGAGTTTCAAACAGCCATGGTTACCTGTGTGGCTTTTGATTCTGCGGGATTACAAACTCCAGAAAAAATCCTCTTTGTGAGGAAAACTCAATTTGCTGAATACACAGAACTGAAAAGTAATGATAACCTGGAGCTGACAAATAGAACTGAACTGGTTGTTGTTGGTGAGGGTGCAG GTGCTAAGAACGTAACAAAGCTCTTTGTAACGTTGCGTATTAGGAATGTTACGCTTGAGGATGACAGTCAGTATGGTGCCTTGGGAAGGTATGAATGCCATGCTTATGCAGTGAATGCGACAGTTTCACAAAAGCATGGCTTCAGTGTCAATGTGATTAGAC AGTTTGAAATCCCCAAGGTTTCAGTTTCTGAAAGCAGAACTGTTGAGCACAGTTCCAGTGTGGTCATCATGTGCAACTTGACAGAAGACACGATTTCTAGACAAAGGACGCCCCTCAAGAGAATCTCTTGGTACAagaatggtgaactcttacaaAGTGTGCGTAATCCTGATCCTCAAGTACCAAAAGACTTCCTCTCACCACTGGATTTGCAAAGTGTGACTGTTAAAGATGGTGGAACATATGAGTGCCTAGTTGAAGTGTTGTTGCGCAAGGTCAAAAACTATAACATCTCGAAAACGACAGAGCTTCTAA TTGCTCCATGGCTTCCACTACCGGAAGAGGATGCTGAATTCAAGAAGTTCAAAGATGAAACAGCTCAGTTTATCTGTGCTGCCCAAGGAAATCCTTTAGAGGTGGAATGGAAAGTGCGCAGGAAGGGAGAGGATACAGTACAGGCTTGCATAA ATGGATCAGATGGAAAATACGAAGTTAAACGCAATGGAATCTATGAACCCTATTATCTAGTTATAAGGGACCTGCAATATACAGATCGTGGATCTTATTATTGTTGTCTTCCATCAAACTGCTCTGATGCTGTTGATGATAACTGTCAGCGCTTTGTCCTCAGAGTCAGAG ATCCTCTTGGTCCATTATGGCCTGTGATTGGTATCCTGGTGGAAGCGCTGTTGCTTTTCCTTATCATCTTTATTgctgaaaaaaggaagaagaacaaagaaaagggTGAGATTAggcgttctttttttttttccaaaacgcTGACCTAA